Within the Citrus sinensis chloroplast, complete genome genome, the region CCTCCTGCCTAATTAATGAATTCGGGGGAAGATACTGAACTTTTGTATTTGAAAAAGGTTTCAGGCGGGATTTCTGACGTAGATGGTGGTTGATAAAGTAATCCTTGATCATAATTTCCAGTATTAGTACTGCATACAACACGAAACTTGTGATTGGTAGTAAAAGTAAACGAGCGATTCTCCCGTTGCAATCGAATTCGATCTTCATAGATTTCTCGAGATATTTTCTTACGAAGTTTTGTTATGGCATCTATAACGGCCTCTGGTTTAGGCGGGCAACCCGGCAAATAAACATCCACGGGAATTAGCTTATCAACTCCTCGAACAGTACTATACGAATCGGTACTGAACATCCCCCCTGTAATTGTACATGCTCCCATAGCAATAACATATTTTGGTTCAGGCATTTGTTCATATAATCTCACTAAAGAAGGAGCCATTTTCATTGTTACTGTACCAGCTGTTAAAATTAGGTCCGCCTGTCTAGGGCTCGATCTTGGTACC harbors:
- the ndhK gene encoding NADH dehydrogenase subunit K, which codes for MNSIEFSLLDRTTPNSFISTTSNDLSNWSRLSSLWPLLYGTSCCFIEFASLIGSRFDFDRYGLVPRSSPRQADLILTAGTVTMKMAPSLVRLYEQMPEPKYVIAMGACTITGGMFSTDSYSTVRGVDKLIPVDVYLPGCPPKPEAVIDAITKLRKKISREIYEDRIRLQRENRSFTFTTNHKFRVVCSTNTGNYDQGLLYQPPSTSEIPPETFFKYKSSVSSPEFIN